GTCCGACGACGGTGGGAGCCGCGGTCGAGGGTCTTGAGCACGTCTACGACGCGCCGGGAAGGATCAGCTTCGAGCTGGACGGGCAGGAGTTGGCACTCACCGCGTTCCCCGGCCATGCGGCCGGCAGCCTGCTCGTCCTGTTCACCGACGCGACCTCGGGCGTCACCACGTACGCCGCGAACCGCGCCCTCGCCCTGGACCCGCCGGCCGAGGACGGCACGGTCGCCCTGGACTTCAACCGGGCCGCGAACCTGCCCTGCGCGTACACGGACCTGGCCACCTGCCCGCTGCCTCCGGCGGAGAACCGGCTGCCGCTGGCGATAGATGCCGGCGAGAAGATCCCCTACGAGCGCGGCGGGTCATGAGCCGCGCCTGACCTCAGGGTGCCGGTGCCGCTCCGACGACGGGGCGGGCGCCGGCGCCCCGCGCGGTGGACGGCCGGACAACGGGCGGGCATCAGTACCCCGCTCGTGTGGCCTCCGCGCGGACGGGCGCGGACCTCAACTCGCCCTGGACCCCGTCAGCACCACGTCCCGCCCGGCCCGCTCGTGTTCCACCCGGGCCGTCTCCAGGAGCCGTCGCCAGGAGGTGACCGTGGGGCGCCGGCGGAGCAGGGCCCGGCGTTCGCGTTCCGTCATGCCGCCCCACACGCCGTGCTCGATGCGCTGGTCCAGCGCATAGGAGAGGCACTCGGTCAGAACAGGACAGCCACTGCACAAGGCTTTGGCGCGGTTCTGCGCCGCACCCTCGACGAACAGCTCGTCAGGGTCGGCCTTGCGGCACAGCCCTCGGTCGCTCCAGTCGGTGCTCGCCATCTCGTGATGCCGTCCTCTCCCCTGGCCCCGCGCCTGCTAGTTGCCCCCTTGCCGTGAGCAACAGGCATATGACACTACGCCTTTCGAGGATCGTCACTCTATCTGCAGTCCGTCACCACACCTTCGGGTGATCGAAGCTTGCCTCCGGCACGCGAAAGCGCTAAAGAAGCTCATCCCGGATCAAACAACGCCGGAAGATCGGCAGAGGACGACGCGGCGAGGTGCTGGATCCGATTGATCCCGATCCTCAGCAGCCCGTTTCCGACGGTCTCAGCGGTCGGAACGGAGCTTCTTCCCCGAAGTGGCGCGCACGACGACCACCAGAGCCGCCGTCACGAGCACGGCGGGGATCGCCGGCGCCCCGAGACGGGCCCAGCGGACGGCGAGACCACCGAGGGCCGCGCCCACGGGGATGAGGGCGACGATCAGGGCGACATGCCGGTCGAACGTACGGCGCTGCACGACGTCAGCGACCAGTCCGGTGAGGGCCCCGGTCATGTACGCCGTCGTCTCGGCACCCCCGGTCACGATCCGGACGCCGCCGTTCTGGCATCCCATGGCCAGCGAACTGGCCGCCAGCAGCGCCGCCCGTTGCGTCGCTCCCGGCTCGCCGCCCACGCCGAGCCAGAAGATCCACACCCCCCACAGCAGCACGCACTCGGCCATGAGGGCGGCCCGCACTCCCCCGGTCCGGTGACGCCGTCGTCCGAGCCCCACCGCAGCCCTGCTGCCGAGCACCACGCCCACCACGTAGGCGACGATCGCCAGCGCCGCGAGGCGGGTCGTCCCGGGATGCCCGCCGCCGAGGCCCAGCCCGAGCAGGGCGAGGTTGGCGGTCATGACGCTGGTGAACACCCCGCCGAGCACCAGGAACCCGACCGCGTTGACGCAGCCCGCGGCCGCGGTCAGCAGGTACTGCGCCGTCCGGTCCAGCGCCGGGGCGGAGGTGTGGCCGCGATCGGCGGGCATGGCTCCTCCGTTCGCCGCTGCGTGTGCCGTCGTTCGCCGCCGGGGCGGGCCCGCGGACGTCCGGCAGCGGTACGGCGGGAGCCGCCGGGCCTCCCACGGTATAGCCGCCGTCGGAAGGGCGCCCGGTCGGCGGCGGGTTCGCGCGGCGGCGGTTCCCCGACCGGGCGTCGGCGCCACGTCCTCGCGGAAGGGCCGCGCCCGGTGTGACCTGGCTAGGGTTGGGGTTCTCCTCGGCACGCCGGACCCGCCGGGGCGGGTGTGCGGACGGACATGGTGGGTGCGCCATCCGGCCGACCGGCCGTTGTCGTGAGAGCGCAGGGAGCGTTGTGAACGAGGTATCGACCGCCCGGCCGGAGCCCGAGGCCGAACGGCACGCCAGCTGGCTGGAGTTGTTCTTCGACCTGGTCGCCGTGGCGGGCGTGGCCCAGATCGCGCACCTGCTGCACGGCGAACCGGGTCTGCCGGACCTCGGCATGTACGCCCTGTTGTTCCTGGCGCTGTGGACCGCGTGGATCTGCTTCACCCTCTACGGGAACGTGGCCGGGGAGGGCACCCATGCCCGCACGGTGCTGGCCGCGATGTTCGGGATGGCGGTGATGGCGGCCGCGGTGTCCGGCGTCCACGACGGTGACCACGGTCAGGCCAGGGCCTTCGCCCTCGCCTACGTCCTCATCCGGCTCCTGGCCAACCGGGCGTGGGAGTTCCGCCGCGAGATCCTCGTCGACTGGCCCGCCGCCCAGATGTCGCTCGGCGTGATCCCGTGGATCGTCTCGCTGTGGGTGCACGAACCCGCCCGCTACTGGCTGTGGGCTCTGGGCATCGCCCTCGACCTGTACGTCACCTTCAGCGTCTCCGCCCGGGACATCGTGCAGAGCCGCGAGGCCCACCGGCGTCGGGAGGCCCGCCGTTCGCACGGCAAGGACGAGACGCGCCCCCCGCGCCGCGACGAGGGGCCCGTCTCGCTCGCCGCGGCGCAGGCCGACCACCTGAGCGAGCGGCTCGGCCTCTTCGTGATCATCGTCCTCGGCGAAGGGGTGGCGCAGATGATCGACGCCGCCTCCGAGACCGAGTGGACCAGGAAGCTCTACGCCTTCGCCGTCGCCGGGTTCTTCCTCCTGGTCTCCCTGTGGTCGTTGTCCTTCCGGCACGGCTACGCGGGCGTGCCGCACCTGACCGCGCAGTCGCTGCCCGCCCGGGCTGCACTCCCCCTGCACTGCTTCGTGTCCGGCTGTCTCGCCGCCCTGGCGGCCGGCCTGGGCGCGGCGGTCGAGCACCTGCACTCCCTTCCGTCCGGCACCCGATGGCTGCTCTGCTCGTCGCTGGCCGGGTACTTCCTGCTCAGCGGCGTCGCCACGCTGCGGCACGCGGCCCGGGAGCGCCGCTGGCTGCTGACCGTCGCCCTGCCGTGCACCGCGCTGCCCCTGCTGGTCGCCGCCTTCGGGGCCCGTCTGGCGACGGTGAGCGTGGTCTGGCTGCTCGTGGCGATCACGATGT
The window above is part of the Streptomyces sp. NBC_01428 genome. Proteins encoded here:
- a CDS encoding YoaK family protein; this encodes MPADRGHTSAPALDRTAQYLLTAAAGCVNAVGFLVLGGVFTSVMTANLALLGLGLGGGHPGTTRLAALAIVAYVVGVVLGSRAAVGLGRRRHRTGGVRAALMAECVLLWGVWIFWLGVGGEPGATQRAALLAASSLAMGCQNGGVRIVTGGAETTAYMTGALTGLVADVVQRRTFDRHVALIVALIPVGAALGGLAVRWARLGAPAIPAVLVTAALVVVVRATSGKKLRSDR
- a CDS encoding WhiB family transcriptional regulator is translated as MASTDWSDRGLCRKADPDELFVEGAAQNRAKALCSGCPVLTECLSYALDQRIEHGVWGGMTERERRALLRRRPTVTSWRRLLETARVEHERAGRDVVLTGSRAS
- a CDS encoding low temperature requirement protein A, whose protein sequence is MNEVSTARPEPEAERHASWLELFFDLVAVAGVAQIAHLLHGEPGLPDLGMYALLFLALWTAWICFTLYGNVAGEGTHARTVLAAMFGMAVMAAAVSGVHDGDHGQARAFALAYVLIRLLANRAWEFRREILVDWPAAQMSLGVIPWIVSLWVHEPARYWLWALGIALDLYVTFSVSARDIVQSREAHRRREARRSHGKDETRPPRRDEGPVSLAAAQADHLSERLGLFVIIVLGEGVAQMIDAASETEWTRKLYAFAVAGFFLLVSLWSLSFRHGYAGVPHLTAQSLPARAALPLHCFVSGCLAALAAGLGAAVEHLHSLPSGTRWLLCSSLAGYFLLSGVATLRHAARERRWLLTVALPCTALPLLVAAFGARLATVSVVWLLVAITMWPTYYESRRAKSARAAAASTT